In one Juglans regia cultivar Chandler chromosome 11, Walnut 2.0, whole genome shotgun sequence genomic region, the following are encoded:
- the LOC109008201 gene encoding E3 ubiquitin-protein ligase MIEL1-like isoform X2: MEEQDSAARPGTKAKDFGKLKHGCEHYRRRCKIRAPCCNQLFPCRHCHNEAASSLSNPNDRHELVRQDVKQVLCLICNTEQQVARVCSNCGVNMGEYFCDMCKFYDDETEKGQFHCQQCGICRVGGRENFFHCKKCGSCYPVGIRDNHSCVENSMKNFCPVCYEYLFDSIKATKILKCGHTMHMDCFDDMKKQNMYRCPICSKTMGDISVFWKLLDEEIEATAMPEEYRYEVSILCNDCNNTGKACFHILGHKCHHCNSYNTRRLSAPDN; this comes from the exons ATGGAAGAGCAAGACTCAGCTGCGCGTCCTGGGACCAAAGCTaaggattttggaaaattgaaaCACGG GTGCGAGCACTATCGGAGACGATGCAAGATTCGAGCCCCATGCTGCAACCAGCTTTTCCCCTGCCGCCATTGCCACAACGAGGCcgct AGCTCCCTGAGCAACCCTAATGATCGTCATGAGTTGGTCAGGCAAGATGTCAAGCAA gttttatgtttgatttgcAATACCGAGCAGCAG GTTGCTCGGGTATGTTCTAACTGTGGTGTGAACATGGGAGAATACTTTTGCGACATGTGCAAATTCTATGACGACGAA ACCGAGAAGGGGCAGTTTCACTGTCAACAATGTGGGATATGTAG AGTCGGTGGTCGTGAAAACTTCTTTCACTGTAAGAAGTGTG GATCTTGCTATCCAGTGGGCATTCGTGATAATCACTCATGTGTGGAAAACTCCATGAAGAATTTCTGCCCTGTTTGTTATGAG TATCTTTTTGACTCGATCAAAGCCACCAAAATTTTGAAGTGTGGACACACGATGCATATGGACTGCTTTGATGACATGAAAAAACAGAATAT GTATCGATGTCCTATATGCTCCAAGACAATGGGTGATATCTCTGTTTTCTGGAAATTGTTAGATGAGGAG ATAGAAGCTACTGCCATGCCCGAGGAATACCGATACGAG GTTTCAATTCTTTGCAATGATTGCAACAATACTGGCAAAGCTTGCTTTCACATTTTAGGGCACAAGTGCCATCACTGCAATTCATACAACACTCGCAGGCTTTCAGCACCAGACAATTGA
- the LOC109008201 gene encoding E3 ubiquitin-protein ligase MIEL1-like isoform X4, which yields MEEQDSAARPGTKAKDFGKLKHGARARARFGVRCEHYRRRCKIRAPCCNQLFPCRHCHNEAASSLSNPNDRHELVRQDVKQVLCLICNTEQQVARVCSNCGVNMGEYFCDMCKFYDDETEKGQFHCQQCGICRVGGRENFFHCKKCGSCYPVGIRDNHSCVENSMKNFCPVCYEYLFDSIKATKILKCGHTMHMDCFDDMKKQNMLSIDVLYAPRQWVISLFSGNC from the exons ATGGAAGAGCAAGACTCAGCTGCGCGTCCTGGGACCAAAGCTaaggattttggaaaattgaaaCACGG cgcgcgcgcgcgcgcgcgttTTGGGGTTAGGTGCGAGCACTATCGGAGACGATGCAAGATTCGAGCCCCATGCTGCAACCAGCTTTTCCCCTGCCGCCATTGCCACAACGAGGCcgct AGCTCCCTGAGCAACCCTAATGATCGTCATGAGTTGGTCAGGCAAGATGTCAAGCAA gttttatgtttgatttgcAATACCGAGCAGCAG GTTGCTCGGGTATGTTCTAACTGTGGTGTGAACATGGGAGAATACTTTTGCGACATGTGCAAATTCTATGACGACGAA ACCGAGAAGGGGCAGTTTCACTGTCAACAATGTGGGATATGTAG AGTCGGTGGTCGTGAAAACTTCTTTCACTGTAAGAAGTGTG GATCTTGCTATCCAGTGGGCATTCGTGATAATCACTCATGTGTGGAAAACTCCATGAAGAATTTCTGCCCTGTTTGTTATGAG TATCTTTTTGACTCGATCAAAGCCACCAAAATTTTGAAGTGTGGACACACGATGCATATGGACTGCTTTGATGACATGAAAAAACAGAATATGTTAA GTATCGATGTCCTATATGCTCCAAGACAATGGGTGATATCTCTGTTTTCTGGAAATTGTTAG
- the LOC109008201 gene encoding E3 ubiquitin-protein ligase MIEL1-like isoform X1 yields the protein MEEQDSAARPGTKAKDFGKLKHGARARARFGVRCEHYRRRCKIRAPCCNQLFPCRHCHNEAASSLSNPNDRHELVRQDVKQVLCLICNTEQQVARVCSNCGVNMGEYFCDMCKFYDDETEKGQFHCQQCGICRVGGRENFFHCKKCGSCYPVGIRDNHSCVENSMKNFCPVCYEYLFDSIKATKILKCGHTMHMDCFDDMKKQNMYRCPICSKTMGDISVFWKLLDEEIEATAMPEEYRYEVSILCNDCNNTGKACFHILGHKCHHCNSYNTRRLSAPDN from the exons ATGGAAGAGCAAGACTCAGCTGCGCGTCCTGGGACCAAAGCTaaggattttggaaaattgaaaCACGG cgcgcgcgcgcgcgcgcgttTTGGGGTTAGGTGCGAGCACTATCGGAGACGATGCAAGATTCGAGCCCCATGCTGCAACCAGCTTTTCCCCTGCCGCCATTGCCACAACGAGGCcgct AGCTCCCTGAGCAACCCTAATGATCGTCATGAGTTGGTCAGGCAAGATGTCAAGCAA gttttatgtttgatttgcAATACCGAGCAGCAG GTTGCTCGGGTATGTTCTAACTGTGGTGTGAACATGGGAGAATACTTTTGCGACATGTGCAAATTCTATGACGACGAA ACCGAGAAGGGGCAGTTTCACTGTCAACAATGTGGGATATGTAG AGTCGGTGGTCGTGAAAACTTCTTTCACTGTAAGAAGTGTG GATCTTGCTATCCAGTGGGCATTCGTGATAATCACTCATGTGTGGAAAACTCCATGAAGAATTTCTGCCCTGTTTGTTATGAG TATCTTTTTGACTCGATCAAAGCCACCAAAATTTTGAAGTGTGGACACACGATGCATATGGACTGCTTTGATGACATGAAAAAACAGAATAT GTATCGATGTCCTATATGCTCCAAGACAATGGGTGATATCTCTGTTTTCTGGAAATTGTTAGATGAGGAG ATAGAAGCTACTGCCATGCCCGAGGAATACCGATACGAG GTTTCAATTCTTTGCAATGATTGCAACAATACTGGCAAAGCTTGCTTTCACATTTTAGGGCACAAGTGCCATCACTGCAATTCATACAACACTCGCAGGCTTTCAGCACCAGACAATTGA
- the LOC109008201 gene encoding E3 ubiquitin-protein ligase MIEL1-like isoform X3 produces the protein MEEQDSAARPGTKAKDFGKLKHGARARARFGVRCEHYRRRCKIRAPCCNQLFPCRHCHNEAASSLSNPNDRHELVRQDVKQVLCLICNTEQQVARVCSNCGVNMGEYFCDMCKFYDDETEKGQFHCQQCGICRVGGRENFFHCKKCGSCYPVGIRDNHSCVENSMKNFCPVCYEYLFDSIKATKILKCGHTMHMDCFDDMKKQNMYRCPICSKTMGDISVFWKLLDEEIDRSYCHARGIPIRGFNSLQ, from the exons ATGGAAGAGCAAGACTCAGCTGCGCGTCCTGGGACCAAAGCTaaggattttggaaaattgaaaCACGG cgcgcgcgcgcgcgcgcgttTTGGGGTTAGGTGCGAGCACTATCGGAGACGATGCAAGATTCGAGCCCCATGCTGCAACCAGCTTTTCCCCTGCCGCCATTGCCACAACGAGGCcgct AGCTCCCTGAGCAACCCTAATGATCGTCATGAGTTGGTCAGGCAAGATGTCAAGCAA gttttatgtttgatttgcAATACCGAGCAGCAG GTTGCTCGGGTATGTTCTAACTGTGGTGTGAACATGGGAGAATACTTTTGCGACATGTGCAAATTCTATGACGACGAA ACCGAGAAGGGGCAGTTTCACTGTCAACAATGTGGGATATGTAG AGTCGGTGGTCGTGAAAACTTCTTTCACTGTAAGAAGTGTG GATCTTGCTATCCAGTGGGCATTCGTGATAATCACTCATGTGTGGAAAACTCCATGAAGAATTTCTGCCCTGTTTGTTATGAG TATCTTTTTGACTCGATCAAAGCCACCAAAATTTTGAAGTGTGGACACACGATGCATATGGACTGCTTTGATGACATGAAAAAACAGAATAT GTATCGATGTCCTATATGCTCCAAGACAATGGGTGATATCTCTGTTTTCTGGAAATTGTTAGATGAGGAG ATAGATAGAAGCTACTGCCATGCCCGAGGAATACCGATACGAG GTTTCAATTCTTTGCAATGA